CATTTAGTTACATTCATGTAGATTACAGCTTCATTCACAGTGTTAAAGCATTTGAAACAAACTATAAACTGGTCTGTGGTTCAAGTGGGCAATTTGGAAATGTTAACAGCAAGTAACACCTTGATTGTCTTGCATTACTACAATCACTTGCAATGTCTGTACAAaggcgtgtgtctgtgtgcacatTGATACTTACCCTGTATAAGGGGGTACTTGGCCATTAGCATCAAAGCCCAGCGTAGGGTGTTCCCTGTGGTGTCTGTACCAGCAGAAAACAGGTTGCCCACAGAGGATATCAGGTTTTTGTCATGGTAGTGAGAGTTCTTGTTGCCCGATTCCTTATACAGACAGAAAAAGCATTTTAAAAAAGGGGAGAAAATATTTGTTTTCCCCTCAAAAGTCATGGTCTAGCAGTCTTTGCATTCTTTTTCAAAGGTCAAAAATTTGCTTTCAAAAATGTGTTTTTACATGTAACTTCTACACACATGGTGTAGCAGTCTTGGCTGCAGCCCCCAGAAAAcatacacttagtgtacaaaacaaatgatgTTTCCATGGATTAGATCAGGGAACATCAACTAGTTTCACCCGCGGGccaatttttttctctcaaaccTTTCTTACATTTGTAGACGATCACACGTGTCTCtctatgcatgggaatacttgggaacagatttccaaaattaaaaatCAGTTGGAACAGATTTCCTGGTGGTTTTAGTAtttcgtaaaaaaaaaaatatataaaaaaaaaaaaaaagaaaccaaAGAAAACCACCCGTGTGCCAAATTCGGTCTGcgggctgccagttggggaaGCCTCACAGACTGACCAGATaaatccagttgaaagctatgatcccttattgatgtcacttgttagatccacttcaaaatcagtgtagaaggggaggagacaggttaaattaaacattttaagccttgagacatggattgtgtttgagtgccattcagagggtgaatgggcaaaacaaaatacataattgcctttgaatggggtatggtagtaggtgccaggcgcaccagtttgagtgtcaagaactgcaacgctgctgggtttttccacgctcaacattttcccatgtgtatcaagaatggtccacaacccaaaggacatccaggcaacttgacacaactgtggtctagtctagtcagtctagtcaacatgggccagcgtccctgtTGAATACTTGACacgttgtagagtccatacccccaACGAAtagaggctgttctgatggcaaaaaggggtgcaactcagtattaggaagatgttccgagtgttttgtacactcagtgtataccgcTGCAGCCTGGGCCCAATGCCATTTCAGCACAATATCTCCTATATTTTCTCCATTCTCTATCACATGGGCCATTTACGCATTTCTCAATACCCACTAAATCCCTAGATGTTTTCATTCAAAgaatttaataaatatatttttgggggggtagatcagctttaatattgcagatggaagctacaatctatcaaTGTAAATGTcagcatcatttccaatcccccatattgtttttgtaaatatgtacagtgcattcggaaagtattcagatcccttgactttttccacattttgttcattATTTTGTACATTCAtttttttcctcaatctacacacaataccccataatgacaaagcaaaaacaggtttagacatttttacacatTTATAATGAAATagaaaacggaaatatcacatttacagggCTGAGATTCattcgtactacaccggctccgatgcgcGTCTTATTtggcaggacttgcaaactattacagactacaaagggaagcacagccgcgagctgcccagtgacacgagcctaccagacgagctaaataacttctatgctcgcttcgaggaaagcaacactgaggcatgcatgagagcatcagctgttcaggacaactgtgtgatcacgctctccgtagctgacgtgagtaagacctttaaacaggtcaacattcacaaggctgcggggccagacggattaccaggacgtgtgctccgggcatgtgcttaCCAACTGGCagatgtcttcactgacattttcaacatgtccctgattgagtctgtaataccaacatgtttcaagcagaccaccatagtccctgtgcccaagaacactaaggcaacctgcatAAATGACCATAGACACGTAGCCGttcaaaaggaacacctacgtgagaatgctattcattgactacagctcagcgttcaacaccaatGTATCCTCAaagatcatcactaagctaaggatcctgggactgaacacctccctctgcaactggatcctggacttactgatgggccgcccccaggtggtgagggtaggtagcaacacatctgccacgctgatcctcaacactggagcccctcaggggtgcgtgctcagtcccctcctgtacgctctgttcacccacgactgcgtggcctggcacgactccaataccatcattaagtttgcagacgacacaacagtggtaggcctgatcaaagACGAGACAGcccatagggaggaggtcagagacttggccggGTGGtgtcagaataacaacctatccttcaatgtaaccaagactaaggagattattgtggactacaggaaaggaggactgagcatgcccccattctcatcaacggggctgtagtggaggaggttgagagcttcaagtctcttggtctccacatcaccaacaaactagaatggtccacacacaccaagacagtcgtgaagagggcacgacaaagcctattccccctcaggaaacgaaaaagatttggcatgggtcctcagatcctcaaaaggttctacagctgcaacatcgagatcatcctgactggttgcatcactgcctggtacgggaATTGCTCGGCCTCGGACCGCAAGGTACTTCAGAGGGTAATgagtactgcccagtacatcactggggctaagctgcctgccatccaggacctctacaccaggtggtgtcagaggaaggccctaaaaattgtcaaagaccccagccaccccagtcatagactgttctctctactaccgcatggcaagctgtaccggagtgccaagtctaggaacaaaaggcttctcaacagtttttaccctcaagctataagactcctgaacaggtaatcaaatggctacccggactatttgcattgtgtgcccacccctcttttacgctgctgctactctctgtatatcatatatgcatagtcactttaaccatacctacatgtacatgctacctcaatcagcctgactaaccggtgccccctcacattggctacccgggctatctgcattgtgtcccgccacccatcACCCGcgaacccctcttttacgctactgctactctctgtttatcatatatgcatcgtcactttaaccatacctacatgtacatactacctcaatcagcccaactaaccggtgcctgtatatagcctcgcaactgttgtttttcactgtcttttttactgttgttatatttctgttgtttttttatttctttacctatctattgttcacctaataccttttttacttagaaattgcactgttggttggagcctgtaagtaaacatttcactgtaaggtctacacctgttgtattcggcgcacgtgacaaataaactttgatttgatttacagtggcttgcgaaagtattgaCCCCCTTGGtattttccctattttgttgccttaaaacCTGGGATTAAATTCGATTCGATTCGGATTGTCAAAGCGATGAGGGAATCGAGATCCGTAGGTAACTCCTGAGCAGCAAGCTCGTCCTTGACCTCCTCCGAGACGCCGTGCAGGAACATATCGAACAGCGCTTCCTGGTTCCAAGCACTCTCCgctgccaacgtgcggaaatccaccGCATAATCTGCCACACTGTGGGAGCCATGCCGAAGCTGAATTAACTTaagggcagcctctctcccgggaAACGGGGAATCAAAAACCGTCTTCACTTCTCCCACGAACCCCTCCAGACTAGCGCATATGGCCAGCTGTTGTTCCcatacagcagtagcccaggtgagagccctcccggacaACAGCGTGATGAGGTAGGCTAACTTGGAGCGGTccgaggggaaggaagaggactGAAGCTGGAAAATGAGGGCACACTGCGCTAGAGACCCCCGACAGGTGCTTGGCTCTTCATTAAAAGCGTTCCGGAGGTGGTCCCGAGAAGGTGGAGTGGCAGAATGAGACAGCGCTACTCCCAGCtgagttactgaggggctgtgggGTTACCGCCGTAGTAGGCTGCCTCCCAGACAACCCGTGGAATTTCCCCAGCAACATGTCCAACGCCCTGTCATGGCGTTCAGACAGCATTTGGACTCCCTCCATAAGGCCACGAAGCAATTCCTCATGCCTAtcgatggtggctccttgggaggagatggcgttgcgcaGCTGGCCCGGggctgctgggtcagtcatggccagttcgtacaatcacgtttgaaggtaagacccaggtgcAAACAATgttgaagtaacaaaagtttattaattCGAACACGAGCAGGAAaaggtacaggacgacaggcaggatcagagtcaggtcaggcagaggttggtagtCCAGAGTAgcggggcaaaggtacaggatagCAGACAGGGTCGGGGCCggcagaaaggtcaaaaccgggaaaactagaaaacaggcaCTGTAGACAGgacaggagcaagggggaaaATGCTGGTAGGTATGAATGAATAAAACAAACTGGCaatagacaaacagagaacacaggtataaatacacaggggatactagggaagatgggtgacacctggagggggggtagaaacaagcacaaagacaggtgaaagatcagggtgtgacagaagctggttgagaaaatgccaagagtgtgcaaagccgtcatcaaggcaaaaggtcgctatttgaagaatctcaaatataaaatatattttgatttgtttaacacttttggttacatgattccatatgtgttatttcatagtgttgatgtcttcactattatttttacaatgtagaaaatagtaaaaatgaagaaaacccttgaatgagtgggtgttctaaaactttttaccagtagtgtatatgagagagagagcaaggaactttttgaaatacattttcctttattattttcccctaaccctaccatccctcccctaattgtagtaaactaatggacaacaacacttaggcttctacttccagcttagaCAGTAcataatatatacatttttatggacacaatgtattttaaaatagtcatattttgtttgtttttaatcctatccttcagctaccctcaaccccacccatctatctctgaagaccattcagtttgatttctatttgccatatatttctaactgctgtttcacaaaagttctgaacctgtATACATTTTACcaacacagtatattttacatgagttCTCTTGTTTTTAATTGAGATGATTGTAGTGAGATTTCATACCTCCAGGGTCTGCTTTCGGACAAGGAACGAGTCCACAAAGCCTCTACACATTTGAGGGTTGAGAGTTTCCTTCAGCCCCCTCACCAGCTCCTCCATCTCCTTCTTGTTGTTCTCAATATTCTTCAACAAAAGCTTCCTGCTTTTCAGCCAAGGGCCCAGCCAGGGGAACATGTTGTACAACTATCTCCCAATAAAAAAAGTTAAGCATGAATTACCCTCTATTATTCCAGTAGCATAGAACATATTTGAACAATTATTACATTTTCCTGGTTTAGTCAAGTGTGACCCGTTTGCCATTATTCTCTGAGTGAGAAACAAATTAAACATAATGTACCTGTATTGAAACGGAGCCAGCAATTCGGAGGTTGACACTGGCTCGTTTTACAGTTGCTTTGAACTTGGGGTCAGAGTATTCAAACCTGCTGCCGTACACAATGTTGGAGATTATGTTGGAGACAGCATAACTCAATGGCTGGGTTGTGTCAAATGCTTTACCTGTTACAAAAGGTCATCAGAAATTGAATTAGCAAACGTAAGGGGAAAAAATTATGCAACCTGTTTTTTGGTTTTCAAATCAGAACTACAAATTCTTACCCTTGTGATTTTCAAACACTTCAATCAGGTAGTGaatttcctctaagattttgtcTTCAATCACTTTCTTGCCCATCCCAAAGTCTCTAAGGTTCGCCAAGGCAAAGCGCCTCATCTCTTTCCATGATTCGCCATTGCCAAACAGAATACCTACCAGTATTGAAAAGTAATATTGTGCAGGTGTCAGGAATTAATCATGTAAGGAGAAAATAACAATTTGGTCAAATATTTGGGCTGTTGTTACAGCACCAAATATACTTGCTTGGCAGAATATTGTCGAATGCAACAGTTAACCGGATTACAAGTTTCACATATCCCACATTACCATGTCCATTGGTGAAGTCATAGAACACAGGAAGCATGCCCCTGTCCCCAAACTCCTCTGCATGGTTGACCAGCGCCTGCTTGACCGTCTTGTATCCTGCCAGGATCACCACTTTTGTGGGTCCAAAGTGAACCGTGAAAACAGACCCATATTTCTTAGACAGCTGTAGAACATAAAATAAGACTAAATGCATGGTTTATTAAAGGTCCCGGACAGTGAAAATCATGTTCTTggtcaaattaaatgtatttggatgtAACTAGTTCATAGTAGGTTGACCTGTAGCTGGTACATTGACAAAGTTggtcataaagttactggtccctcccccccatgtcaaacacttggattcattAGGCAGGCATTACTTCTGGCTTTATGCCATGTCACGTAGCCGGAGATGTTATACACCAATGGTAGAGTCTTATAATCTTAAGTAATTTAAATATGTAACACCTTAAAACCATCATCACATGTACGCATCATACggctttgtttacaaacagtaaCATAACTTAAGCGGAACTTGGCAGAACTAAACTGGTAACTAACCCCTTTTCACCTGCGTTGTGGcttttagctagcaagctacttaCCAGAATTCCACATGTCAGTGTTCATTTAACTACACTGATTTCCAAATGATGAAGACATCCAACAGCATTGGCTGCACCGAAAGTTACAATCATGTCACAGGAGTGCAGTGCACGTTTCAAGCGAAGTTGCTTTATCAATTGGGGAGAACATTCAATGGTCTTGTCAGGATGCTACTCCTGAAGACAGATGCTGTACCATCATTGACAGTGGATCTTTCAAGTGCTGTCCATAATGTAGTCTGATGCGGTTGCTGTAACTCTTGACTTGTGAACTGTATATTTTCTGTAACACACCTGATAGGGATGGAAGAACAAAAACCATATAGACTAAGCCCCCTGCATTGAGACTGAGAACTACCAACATACAGCTGACATGAAGGAATGTTGTCCACAAAAGGAGCATAGTCAGGAGTGCAACTTGGGTTTAAGTAGTGAGGGGGACAcaacatttaaaaacaatgtCATTGAAAAGGGACAATGTGCACATAGGTTAGGCCACTATGGCGACCATAGGTTAGGCcactatggtgaccataggttaggttactatggtgaccataggttaggttactatggtgaccataggttaggttactatggtgaccataggttaggccactatggtgaccataggttaggccactatggtgaccataggttaggccactatggtgaccataggttaggccactatggtgaccataggttaggccactatggtgaccataggttaggctactatggtgaccataggttaggttactatggtgaccataggttaggttactatggtgaccataggtaGGTTACTATGGTGAGCGAGTGTTGcgccttttcattttcaataagtatCATTAGCCatttgtctctgcctgcaaatTGTTCTCCTGAAAGGGTAGGCTGTAACCTATGGGACTATGCAAAACGTAGCAAGTGTAGCTGTCATTGTTGCTGCTTCCAGTTCAGTAGCCAATACTGCGAGATCAGATGCGCATGTAGTATCAATTATATAGAGTAGGCTACAGCCGGTTATTGTCACACAAGTAAATGTAGGTCTCATGGTAATGGACCGTTAAtttacataaacacatttagcatctcctggcttccacacagccTATAAGCCACTGAtacagacctttggaacatctacattttaaaaagtctaataaatccatgtaatatagcctacaccttcacaataaatccattagacaggtctaaagaagcatgatatgaaggaaatgtagtctatttcagaagaacagaatagcatactctgagtcgtccttatgttaggccctgttatggctatgccatatggctgtgggctgcgctagttcatttagcagacaatattAGCTTAGAATtcaatggcattattttataatatgttatagtatgaagaatataactgaacaaagctgaatataaatattttctccaaacaattTGAGGTAGTGCACACATggatattctgtgttgagcggttaacaaagaaataggtactcctatatgcttaatttagatgTTCTTTAGTTTTTCTAcaaaacgttgggctatatgtatGCATGATGAGACTGATGATTTGAAGAAAggtgcttgaaaggcatgagctctgctttgtgcACACTTCATTAggctctcattcacaatttgacaagcacttgataatgccttgaatttcacagcagcatcccctttgtggccgtaatgcaccctaaaaatcCATGGCTTTGTTGTGCCCTTCTGAGTGCTGCatgctctccatcacgtgatcgggtctttctcacaggctagatgttggaagaactgtccacatttacttttcgtcagccaacaagatgagtaggcctaaggAATGGCAAAagtactagcctatgtcaatctactatccccatagCACAAAAGTCAACCTATtatgtgtgagaaataaatattctggacagttgtgggatggaatagatcccaaattaatacaaccactaacaaaaacattttttttacgcaatgtggctgacgcaacagatcagaacgtttaccTTGAAATGTTAAAccattaggctatttcttcacattataagcacagcaatgctgttcctccttcactcacgctgccaaacataaaactgactattctactgatcctcgacttcggcgatgtcatttacaaaatagcctccaacactctactcagcaaaatggatgcagtctatcacagtgccatccattgtcaccaaagccccatattccacccaccactgcgacctgcacATGAGAGCCTGTCCTCAACtggcctacttggttaaataaaaaaatatttaaaaaatgcgcTCATGGCAGCAGGCTATAAGTGGGAATGTTCCATTAGTGGGAAAACAccttatcaaaagtgaccgcaaatacAATTACGCATGCAATGCTTTTATACATTTGAATTTATTTGgagaaaatgatcttccccaaacttacgctgcttatgtatgccagttaggctctacacccgttgtaaagtggattaatgtgcttcaaatttaagaagttatttggcaactttaatTGTGATACAAaacttatcaaaacatataggcctatgg
The sequence above is a segment of the Salvelinus namaycush isolate Seneca unplaced genomic scaffold, SaNama_1.0 Scaffold94, whole genome shotgun sequence genome. Coding sequences within it:
- the LOC120043482 gene encoding cytochrome P450 2K1-like, giving the protein MSLIEVLLQTSSTVTLLGALLFLLALYRLFSGSNSEEQGKAPPGPRPLPLLGNMLQLDLKRPYRTLCKLSKKYGSVFTVHFGPTKVVILAGYKTVKQALVNHAEEFGDRGMLPVFYDFTNGHGILFGNGESWKEMRRFALANLRDFGMGKKVIEDKILEEIHYLIEVFENHKGKAFDTTQPLSYAVSNIISNIVYGSRFEYSDPKFKATVKRASVNLRIAGSVSIQLYNMFPWLGPWLKSRKLLLKNIENNKKEMEELVRGLKETLNPQMCRGFVDSFLVRKQTLEESGNKNSHYHDKNLISSVGNLFSAGTDTTGNTLRWALMLMAKYPLIQDRVQEEISSIIGSRQPLAEDRMNLPYTDAVIHETQRLASILPIAIPHTTSRDVTFQGYFIKKGTLVFPLLTSVLQDGSEWESPHTFNPAHFLDEEGRFAKRDAFMPFSAGRRVCLGESLARMELFLFFTSLLQRFHFSPPPGVTEDDLDLTPAVGFTLNPSPHQLCAVSRV